Proteins from one Cucurbita pepo subsp. pepo cultivar mu-cu-16 unplaced genomic scaffold, ASM280686v2 Cp4.1_scaffold000888, whole genome shotgun sequence genomic window:
- the LOC111785984 gene encoding E3 ubiquitin-protein ligase MARCH8-like — translation MGDHFVLLVDRLLTETTLEAAIESRKRLTEATSSAMDGLKGDSSCPEMEFENIPFPKKIVECRICQDEDEDSNMETPCSCCGSLKYAHRRCIQKWCNEKGDTICEICRQQFKPGYTASPPLFEMGRIPMSFRGNWEISRRNLDSSSYIAMVSSNRNVVDTDYDEFSASAATSVLCCHSFAIVFVQRN, via the exons ATGGGGGATCACTTTGTTTTGCTGGTTGATCGATTGTTGACGGAGACGACATTAGAAGCAGCGATTGAGAGCCGAAAGCGATTGACTGAAGCAACGTCCTCTGCCATGGATGGTTTGAAGGGGGACAGTTCTTGCCCAGAAATGGAGTTTGAGAATATACCGTTTCCAAAGAAAATTGTGGAATGTAGAATATGCcaggatgaagatgaagactCGAACATGGAAACACCTTGCTCGTGCTGTGGCAGCCTTAAG TATGCACATCGAAGATGCATACAGAAGTGGTGCAACGAAAAGGGTGATACAATTTGTGAGATATGCCGCCAG CAATTCAAACCAGGTTACACAGCTTCTCCTCCATTATTCGAAATGGGGCGTATTCCAATGAGCTTCAG GGGGAACTGGGAGATTTCTCGAAGGAACTTGGATAGTTCTAGCTATATAGCAATGGTTTCTTCAAACCGCAATGTTGTTGATACCGACTATGATGAGTTCTCAGCTTCTGCTGCAACCAGCGTGCTATGCTGCCATTCATTTGCTATTGTT TTTGTACAACGAAACTGA